Sequence from the Bacillus mesophilus genome:
CAGAAACACCGTCGTTTGGAATTGGATCAGTATGTCCAATTACAACTACTTCTTCCATTACATTTGGATGATCTTTTTCAAGAACTGTACGAGCATCATCGAAAGTTGTAGCAAAGTCCGCTTGTCCTTCAAGTACAGATAGTACTGCATTATCATGTCCACCTACAGCTGTTTGAGTGAAGAATGTGTTTAAATCTTCAACACCCATATCCATTAGCTTAGAAGCTGGGAATAAGAAACCTGAAGTAGAAAGTGTGTCACCATAAGCCCAAGTTAATCCTTCTTTTGCAACTAGATCTTCAACAGATGTAAGACCAGAATCAGCTCTTGCGATAAACTGAGCTTTGTAAGTATCTGAACCATGACGAATCGCTTTTACAAGAACTTCTACGTTCGCACGATCAACTGCTTGTACATATCCAAATGGATTTGTAAAGCCTATGTCAATTTGTCCTGTTCTCATACCTTCAACAAGTCCAACAAAGTCAATCATAATTTCAGCTTTTACAGGAACTCCTAGTTCTGCAGTTAAGTAATCTTCTAAAGGCTTAACGTTATCAGCAATTTGGTCAGCTTCCTGAGATGGAATGAATCCCATTGTTAATTCTGTAACTTCTTCTTCTCCACCGTTACCTTCAGTAGCAGTACCCTCTTCTTCTTTACCATTGGTACCACAAGCTGCTAAAGCAAGTACTAAAAACATTGCCATGAACAAAGATAAGAACTTCTTCATTTTCTTCCTCCTAAAATAATTGTTCTTGAATACGATTTCAATTATAACCTACACATTATTAAATTTCGACATTATTTTGATAATATTCATCATTTCTTTACATTTTTTTCATTTCTATGACAACTCCTTTACAATCTCTTTAAGTACAGACTGATTTGAAAAAATTGTGATTTCTGGTAAAAATGCGTTAACAGGCTGATTTTCTAGGTTAACAGTCACTCCTCCTACTTCCTGAAGGATCACCATTCCGCCAGCAATATCCCATGGAGATAACCTAAAATCTATATATGTATCTAACCTTCCACAAGCTACATAAGCAATTTCTAGTGCTGCTGACCCAATATACCTTGTGCCTCTTGCTTTTCTAAT
This genomic interval carries:
- the phnD gene encoding phosphate/phosphite/phosphonate ABC transporter substrate-binding protein codes for the protein MKKFLSLFMAMFLVLALAACGTNGKEEEGTATEGNGGEEEVTELTMGFIPSQEADQIADNVKPLEDYLTAELGVPVKAEIMIDFVGLVEGMRTGQIDIGFTNPFGYVQAVDRANVEVLVKAIRHGSDTYKAQFIARADSGLTSVEDLVAKEGLTWAYGDTLSTSGFLFPASKLMDMGVEDLNTFFTQTAVGGHDNAVLSVLEGQADFATTFDDARTVLEKDHPNVMEEVVVIGHTDPIPNDGVSVREGLSDEMKNKIKEAFLAINDKPEVLSVMNEVYTWDGIAEATDEEYDIVREVYAKFKDQLEE